The Algoriphagus halophilus sequence AAAGTTATCCTTCAATGCCATCTTCTTTCAGAAACCAAGGAAGAGCAAGAACTGAAATTTACGGTGATTGATACTGGTATTGGCATGGAAGAGTCATTTGTGAAAAGTAATTTTGAGAAATACGTGCAAGAAGATACCACCATTACTAGAAAATATGGGGGTACAGGCCTGGGACTAAGTATTACCAAAGAACTGGTTCAATTAATGGATGGTGCGATGCAGATCGAATCACAAAAAGGGGTTGGGTCCATCATCTCTGTTGTCTTAAAATTCAAAAAAGGAGAAGAGCGGGACCTACCTAAAGATCAACCTATTTCCATAGAGCCTTCACTTCTCAAAGGAAAAAGAATTCTAGTTGTCGATGACAATGAATTCAATCGGCTGGTGGCATCCACGATTTTGGAGCAGAATGAAATGGAAATTTTTACCGCCAACAATGGAGAAGAGGCCATTGATGCGGTGAAGTCTAATTCCTTTGATTTGATTTTGATGGATGTCCAAATGCCTGTCATGGACGGGATTATGGCTACACACATGATAAGAAATGAATTGAAGTTAGCCATTCCTATTATCGCCTTGACGGCTTTTGCGATGAAAGGAGATCGTGAAAAATACCTTTCACATGGAATGAATGATTTTCTGGCCAAGCCATTTCAGGAAAAACAATTATTACATCTCATTTCCCAGCAGTTTCAAGGGATGCCTATTGCTGTAAAAGCGTTGGAGAAAGATCATAAGGAACCCTTAGAGCGCTATTCACTGACAGAACTGGAGGCTATTTCCAAGGGAAATGTTGAGTTTATGGCAAAGATGATCCTTTTATTTCAGACCAATGTGATGAACTCCATGAATGAGGCTGTTCAGGCATTTGAAAGATCCGATTTCGAAGAAGTAAAGAAGTTGATTCATAAAATAAAGCCTTCCATAAAAATGTTGAGAATTCATGAAGTGGCAGATGAACTGAGTGAAATTGAAACTCAGGTTTTGGAGCAACAGAATTCTGAAAGAATGAATTATTTGATGAAGCATTTAAAAGAAGTCCTTGATTGGGTTTCCATGGATTTGGGAGAAAGGAAAGGTATAAAGCCAAATTAAGGGTTTCCAAAATATGGAATTAAATTCCGATAACTGGAATTGGGATTTTAAAAAAGTGCCTTAGAGTCATTCTAAGGCACTTTTTTGTTTTGGTCTCAAATTGGAATAAGGGGTAGGAAAAAAGAAAAGATGAAAAATATTAAAATCTTACCTGCCTTTATTGTTGATGACGATCCCTTTTGGACTGAAGTCTTAAAACAGATTCTTCAGAAGATCGGATTTACCAAAATCCACACCTTTGAAGATGGACAAAGCTGTCTAAAAAATATCCATCTCAACCCAGCATTGGTTTTTTTAGACTACCAAATGGAAAACTCCAATGGATTGGATATCCTTCAGGAAGTGAAAGGGTACTACCCTGGCATCGAAGTGATCTTTTGTACAGCATTGGAAAACCTGGAAGTGGCGATTGCAGCCATGGAATTTGGTTCCGTAGAATATCTACTCAAAACTACAGTCACTGAGGAACTGGTGACGGATCTGGTTTCCAATTTTCAATCTTCTCAAGTAGCCTAATCCCATCATCATGCCCTTTACGTTTTCACATCCAGCTGCAATTCTTCCTTTTTCAAATACTTCCAACCGCCTTTCTCAAACAGGATTGGTCATTGGGAGTATCGTGCCTGATTTGGAGTTTTACCTTCAGCTAAAATTAAATGAAAATATTGGGCATACACTGAAAGGTATTTTGCTTTTTGACCTACCGGTAGCGTTTATGATGGCATTGATCTTTCATTGCCTGATTAAAATCCCATTAGTTAAAGCTTCACCCGTGTGGATTCAATCCAGAACCATCCAATACCTGGGATTGAATTGGCTGAGCTCACTGAAAACAAACTGGATAGGAATTTTATGCTCTATGCTTCTGGGAATCCTTACCCATTTGATTTTGGATGGAATGACTCATTACGATGGATGGATGGTGGAGCTATTTCCCGTATTTCAAGAAACATTAGGGGACGGACTGTTAGAGATTCCGATGTACGATTTCTTGCAGTATGCCTTCAGCTTCCTTGGGCTGGTTTGGGTTCTTTATTCCCTAACCCAGTTAAAGGTCTTGATTGTACTAGACTTTGAAAGCTCCAAGAAACGTAGATTTTGGAAGATGACCTTCATGGGGTTTGGTTTGGCAGTCCTATTCCGAATGTTATTCTATCCTGATTTTATCTCCTTTTGGGATGTATTTATGATGGGAGTAGGGGCTTTTATTTATGGAGTCATCTTCGCGTCAATAGGCTACCTACTGGCAGGAAATAGAAGCTTAAACCGTGATCGCAAGCTCCACGAATTTGTCAATTCCAGAAGTGTTGATCCAGGGTTCAAAAGCAGATCCCTTTTGATAAAGCAAAATCAATTTTTTGGATTGTTCGGCCAGCGTATAATGAATGTGAATTACCTCGTTAACGAAACCCAGGTCATTATCAGTCAACCCTCGGATATCCAAATAGACGAGATCAGCCTCATTCGAAAGTATTTCGGGCAATTTACCTCTCAGGGATTCGGTAGCACTGCCTTTAGCCTCGCCGATCACTTCCACTTTCAAGGCGGGTTTTTCGTTTCCAGTTATCGAAAAGTTGCTGATCTGTATTTCCATGTTTGCAAGAGTTTGAAGAAATATATCAATACTCCTCTTAAACTTATAGGCTTTTTGGGATTAATTTTTATTCCGATTGCCGCAAATGGACAGGAAAAGCCTTTTGATCCAGCCCTTAGAGAACAGTTTATCCAGAAAGCAAGTGAACTGAGAGCGGCAGAAAAATATGGGGAGGCGATTAGTCAATTGGATAGCATCCTGCTTCACCATCCAGCCGATGCACAGATTTTGTTATTCAAAGGAGATCTTTGTTTGCAGAATCAGGATTTTTCCCAAGCGGTAGAGGTATTCCATCAATTGATTCCATTGGACTATGAATCCACCATTGTCAAAATCAATCTTTCTTACGCCTTGTTCATGAGCAAAAAGCCTTCCAAAGCTTTGGAAGCAGCATTTACCGCTTGGAGTCAAGATTCCAAAAACAAAAGTGCCACGGTCAATTACTTCAATGCACTTCTTTGGAATATCAAAACCAAGGAAGCTGAAGCTTTCCTTTCTGAGAATACGGAATTGGTAGATCCGGACCAATCCTTGGTGATGAAAGCCAGATTGTATACCACGGCAGGAAATTATTCCAATGGGCTAGCCTATTACGATTCTTTGGTCCAGCAATTCCCGAAAGCTCCTTACATCCAAGAATATGCAGAGGTTTTGATCGGTAAGAAACAATGGAAGAAAGCAGATCATATTCTTAAGAAATACGAACCTGAACTTTCCTCTTCTCAACTCCAGAAATTGAATGGATTGATCAGTGATCGATCTGTCCAAACAGTGGGAGTCACCCTTGGGTTTTTTGCTGATGTTGCTAAAAACACAAGAACTGAGCAAGCTGCTTTTTGGCAAAATCCAAGGAATGCCCCGGTACAAATCGGATTCCGGGCTGGGGCAAGTCAGGTCAAAGCTCTAGAAGGACAGGTTACCAACTCCAGTTTTTTAGCGGGTGGCGCTAATATAGTATGGAGTCAAGCTTGGCAGAGTAGTGGGGAATTGATGGTTCAGCAAGTGAAACCAGGTACTGGAGATTCTTTTATAGGAATTACCGGGAAATTCGAAACCAAGTTCCAGCCCAATGATCGACGGATGGTTGGGATCACCTATGGGTCCGACTTGTTGAACTTCACTGCAGATCTCTTAGGCAAGAATATCAGAAGTCAAAATCTAGGGTATGTAACTCACCTGATGTTTGGTGGGAAAACCGGGTTTTATTCTCAGGGAAGTTATGGGATCCTCAATGATCAGAATTCCAGAATCCAGTTTTTTGGATCAATCTATCGACTGCTCAGAACAGAGCCTACCCTAAAAACGGGGGTGAACTTTTCTGCCTTGAGCTATCGTGATTCTGAAACTACTTTGTATTTCGCTCCGAATCGATTTATGAGTGCAGAGGTATTTGTGGATTATAGCACACCCATGCCTTTGGTATCTAAAATGGCTTTCAAAATACAAGCTGCCGGAGGATTCCAACAAATCGAAAAACAACCATTAGCCCCTTCATTCAGGGCCCAAGCAGAATTGAATTACAGAGTCAATGGGTTTGATTTAGGGCTCAATGGGCAGTTTTCCAATGTGGCTGCTTCTTCTGGAACAGGATATAAATTTCAATACTTCACCTTCAAAGTATCTAAAAACTTTAAGTAGAGTCGGAGAGGTTGCTCTGATCACCCCGCCCTTCCTGTATAGGATTTATCTTAGAGGGGAGGGCTTTTTTATGGGGTTACCAATCTTGCTACCATGATTCCAGATTGGGATTTGTTCCCAGCCAAATAATCGCTGAGGGGTTTCTCAGAAATCTCCACTTCTTTATTTTTAGAGCTAGCATGCAGCAAATGGATTCTTCCGTTTTTCTGAATTGCAAAACCCGTATGCACAATGTCCAGGTTAGACATGGAAGTCGTGATAGCAATTAGATCCCCTGATTGGATATTCTTCTCTAAGCTGCTGATCTCGGTTTTTGGAATATAATAATATCCCCTTTTTTGGATCATGCCTTCTGTGATTTTGATTTCATCCAAGTTTTTAGAATCACTTAACTGAGGATAAAATTGAGGATTTTCAGACATAAAAGTAGGCTGGTTGGGATAAGGAACGCCGCCCACTTCCGCCGTCACATTGGTGATAATTCCCTTATCCTGGTTATCAAAAATCCAATCCGAAAAATAGTGAAGGCGAGAAGGATAGCCTTGGTTTTTACCTTCAC is a genomic window containing:
- a CDS encoding DUF4184 family protein; the protein is MPFTFSHPAAILPFSNTSNRLSQTGLVIGSIVPDLEFYLQLKLNENIGHTLKGILLFDLPVAFMMALIFHCLIKIPLVKASPVWIQSRTIQYLGLNWLSSLKTNWIGILCSMLLGILTHLILDGMTHYDGWMVELFPVFQETLGDGLLEIPMYDFLQYAFSFLGLVWVLYSLTQLKVLIVLDFESSKKRRFWKMTFMGFGLAVLFRMLFYPDFISFWDVFMMGVGAFIYGVIFASIGYLLAGNRSLNRDRKLHEFVNSRSVDPGFKSRSLLIKQNQFFGLFGQRIMNVNYLVNETQVIISQPSDIQIDEISLIRKYFGQFTSQGFGSTAFSLADHFHFQGGFFVSSYRKVADLYFHVCKSLKKYINTPLKLIGFLGLIFIPIAANGQEKPFDPALREQFIQKASELRAAEKYGEAISQLDSILLHHPADAQILLFKGDLCLQNQDFSQAVEVFHQLIPLDYESTIVKINLSYALFMSKKPSKALEAAFTAWSQDSKNKSATVNYFNALLWNIKTKEAEAFLSENTELVDPDQSLVMKARLYTTAGNYSNGLAYYDSLVQQFPKAPYIQEYAEVLIGKKQWKKADHILKKYEPELSSSQLQKLNGLISDRSVQTVGVTLGFFADVAKNTRTEQAAFWQNPRNAPVQIGFRAGASQVKALEGQVTNSSFLAGGANIVWSQAWQSSGELMVQQVKPGTGDSFIGITGKFETKFQPNDRRMVGITYGSDLLNFTADLLGKNIRSQNLGYVTHLMFGGKTGFYSQGSYGILNDQNSRIQFFGSIYRLLRTEPTLKTGVNFSALSYRDSETTLYFAPNRFMSAEVFVDYSTPMPLVSKMAFKIQAAGGFQQIEKQPLAPSFRAQAELNYRVNGFDLGLNGQFSNVAASSGTGYKFQYFTFKVSKNFK
- a CDS encoding N-acetylmuramoyl-L-alanine amidase-like domain-containing protein, coding for MKYIILIALFTTSLFTQAQTVCSLESRDKLELFLEKLAESNLSGKSPNELNTIIGQWFLETPYVEKTLEVPGSEKLVINLMGVDCTTFLETVVTLTRLAESNEFTFDAFEKNLEELRYREGKNQGYPSRLHYFSDWIFDNQDKGIITNVTAEVGGVPYPNQPTFMSENPQFYPQLSDSKNLDEIKITEGMIQKRGYYYIPKTEISSLEKNIQSGDLIAITTSMSNLDIVHTGFAIQKNGRIHLLHASSKNKEVEISEKPLSDYLAGNKSQSGIMVARLVTP
- a CDS encoding response regulator is translated as MKNIKILPAFIVDDDPFWTEVLKQILQKIGFTKIHTFEDGQSCLKNIHLNPALVFLDYQMENSNGLDILQEVKGYYPGIEVIFCTALENLEVAIAAMEFGSVEYLLKTTVTEELVTDLVSNFQSSQVA